One genomic segment of Tubulanus polymorphus chromosome 4, tnTubPoly1.2, whole genome shotgun sequence includes these proteins:
- the LOC141904005 gene encoding U11/U12 small nuclear ribonucleoprotein 35 kDa protein-like, protein MTDEPFWSPEAVVYDPLKIGSIDGTDEYPHDHGIVRAMNATYKPPRHLDTDPKRTVFVSRLSSNTDEKRLAEIFDKYGRIVNCVVIRDAITGFSKRYAFVEFENVNQAFRAREDANRTVVDSAEIFVDMERERTLPGWVPRRLGGGFGGRKESGQLRFGCSERPFRKPLDLNTASGRNYKQESRREASYAENNYNNRRDNYHNNDQGVKRYHDDRSRTSGSRKYSSNKRY, encoded by the coding sequence ATGACTGACGAACCGTTCTGGAGTCCGGAAGCCGTCGTTTACGACCCGCTGAAAATCGGAAGCATCGACGGCACCGATGAATACCCGCACGATCACGGTATCGTACGAGCGATGAACGCGACGTATAAACCTCCGCGACACCTCGATACCGACCCGAAACGCACCGTGTTCGTATCGCGGCTCAGTTCGAACACCGACGAAAAACGCCTCGCGGAAATATTCGATAAATACGGACGAATCGTGAATTGCGTCGTTATTCGAGATGCGATTACCGGTTTCTCGAAACGATACGCGTTCGTCGAATTCGAGAACGTGAATCAAGCGTTCCGAGCTCGCGAAGACGCGAATCGTACAGTCGTCGATTCCGCAGAGATATTCGTCGATATGGAACGCGAACGTACGTTACCCGGTTGGGTTCCGCGGAGACTCGGCGGCGGTTTCGGAGGACGCAAAGAGTCCGGGCAACTTCGGTTCGGTTGCTCGGAACGACCGTTTCGGAAGCCGTTAGATTTGAATACTGCGTCCGGTAGAAATTATAAGCAGGAATCGCGTAGAGAAGCATCGTACGCGGAAAATAATTACAACAATAGACGCGATAATTACCATAACAACGATCAAGGGGTAAAGCGTTACCACGACGACAGAAGCAGAACTAGCGGctcaagaaaatattcaagTAACAAAAGATACTGA
- the LOC141903910 gene encoding uncharacterized protein LOC141903910, with amino-acid sequence MGKSAKQLAQELGLVKRRSKNSSRQNYRNGGQKFDFVIVLDFESTCWDDRTTKRPQEIIEFPAVLMNTATGEIEDRFQQYVMPEESPILSEFCTNLTGITQEKVENGIPIRSCLSKFSNWLTKISKSKNIVFNRDRIEGRMSCTFVTWSDWDLGVCLLYECKRKQLSKPVSLNCWIDLRATYRQFYQRRPNGLKGAMQDLGLDFEGREHSGIDDAINTANLVMRMIKDGCVMVITKSLDARIASFKPQPLPHSSSLNSVLKSYNSPSKIPVPVKILNQPTPTRSNENLFVDRNNSGKVVENSTKSPAASNKQVNATSRIPVQSPLKMTPEMSKMKSYNKRSERSPTAKKLELSAKRSRIYSPLKSIKGGVSSSSKQSAFKVFVDSDNEKIVERVSNISDMQRNKNNVCLTENIRTHVSSLETPSNRNQLTGTCSNSSNHQSNIKTQMSSFKTPSNQSHIAESCCSSSNNLSNIKTRMSSFKTPASSFKTPASSFKTPVSSFKTPASSVRTPLSNMTNVIGNSFNVTPPLCKCGRRTKRKVVQTPGPNVGRIFYACPTGRSGGCGYFQWETSLREKISSSASPVLTRYLPSHSSFLKTPISSINSSLVRKGLGVRPNTVNHS; translated from the exons ATGGGCAAGTCTGCGAAACAGTTAGCGCA AGAACTTGGTTTGGTGAAACGAAGATCAAAAAATAGTTCAAGacaaaattatagaaatggAG GtcagaaatttgattttgtgattgtgttagattttgaatcaacATGTTGGGATGATAGGACCACAAAACGACCTCAGGAAATCA tTGAATTTCCTGCGGTTTTGATGAACACAGCGACCGGTGAAATCGAAGATAGATTTCAGCAATACGTGATGCCTGAGGAATCTCCGATTCTTAGTGAATTTTGTACGAATCTGACCGGAATCACGCAG gaaaaagttgaaaatggaATCCCGATACGGTCGTGTTTATCAAAGTTTTCGAACTGGTTGACAAAAATCTCGAAATCGAAGAATATCGTCTTTAATCGAGATCGAATTGAGGGTCGAATGTCTTGTACATTTGTCACATGGTCAG ATTGGGATCTCGGCGTTTGTCTGTTATATGAATGTAAAAGAAAGCAGCTGTCTAAACCGGTATCGCTGAACTGTTGGATTGATTTAAGAGCGACGTACAGG caaTTCTACCAAAGACGACCGAATGGTTTAAAGGGTGCGATGCAAGATTTAGGCTTAGATTTTGAAGGAAGAGAACATTCAG GTATCGACGATGCGATAAACACTGCGAATCTAGTGATGAGAATGATCAAAGATGGTTGCGTGATGGTCATAACTAAATCTCTTGATGCGAGG ATTGCGAGTTTCAAACCACAACCCCTGCCACACAGCTCATCTCTGAACTCAGTACTAAAATCATACAACAGCCCTTCGAAGATTCCAGTTCCAGTGAAAATACTGAATCAGCCGACACCTACTAGATCGAACGAGAATCTATTTGTCGATCGTAATAATTCTGGAAAAGTTGTCGAGAATTCAACGAAATCGCCAGCAGCGTCCAATAAGCAGGTCAACGCGACTTCTAGAATTCCAGTTCAAAGTCCGCTTAAAATGACTCCGGAAATGAGTAAAATGAAATCTTACAATAAACGTTCCGAACGTTCTCCGACTGCAAAAAAATTAGAACTATCTGCGAAACGCAGTCGTATATATTCACCTTTGAAATCGATAAAAGGAGGCGTTAGTAGTTCATCGAAACAATCAGCGTTTAAAGTGTTCGTAGATAGTGATAATGAGAAAATAGTGGAAAGAGTCTCGAATATTTCTGATATGCAACGAAATAAGAATAACGTTTGTTTGACGGAGAATATTAGAACTCATGTAAGTTCgcttgaaactccttcaaaTCGAAATCAACTCACGGGAACATGCAGTAATTCGAGCAATCATCAATCGAACATTAAAACTCAAATGAGTTCatttaaaactccttcaaatCAATCTCATATTGCGGAATCGTGTTGTAGTTCAAGCAATAatctatcaaatatcaaaactcGCATGAGTTCATTTAAAACTCCTGCGAGTTCATTTAAAACTCCTGCGAGTTCGTTTAAAACTCCTGTGAGTTCGTTTAAAACTCCTGCGAGTTCGGTTCGAACGCCTTTATCTAATATGACGAACGTGATTGGTAACTCGTTTAACGTAACTCCACCTCTTTGTAAATGCGGCCGTCGTACGAAGCGTAAAGTCGTACAAACTCCCGGTCCGAACGTCGGTAGAATATTCTACGCGTGTCCGACAGGACGCAGCGGCGGCTGCGGATACTTTCAATGGGAGACGAGTTTACGAGAGAAAATCTCTAGTTCTGCTAGTCCAGTTTTAACGAGATACTTGCCTTCACACAGCAGTTTCTTAAAGACTCCCATCTCTTCAATTAATAGTAGTCTAGTGAGGAAGGGTTTAGGAGTTAGACCCAATACAGTAAACCACTCCTAA
- the LOC141904137 gene encoding RNA polymerase I-specific transcription initiation factor RRN3-like, with product MMESQTFESPDSIGYNAIMEKLNDPLLSDSSMISVMQLLKNGITTLDKHWECLIGYILKLDWLRRDTLVVIEYKTFIVNLVSAHTYFLKACLKSFVNQFKPGNAKKVGASAGVSPDSMRTIHGTAFINIHSVLQAIIKIVPLTPTVLVPILVDSYPLLTRPAYQHECYIKNLLHIARYLPQCRRKILVLIIGKLMELDSQSPRRAVQDALDENEEEDDGDMNVDNEESDIFRTDDVKVKEESELASNQRDTELSHVEAHKLDVAMELLLHNITDTCIISGQLNWEETKKLYKELLGVFEDVILVTHSSSHVQYLLFYICSFKQPLADGFIDYLWKKVKNPNTQPIYRQAAVAYMCGLISRGLFVPISTAVVTMEHMSQWIHSYIQQSSYSECDDVPRHGTFYSVCQALFYIFIFRHKEILQSNKGHQIAQNLNFPSIVMCWLNPLKTCLPVIVKTFAAVTRQHQLAFCDTIIEHNKPTAFPVTKLYTTYIINSRTNQLESFFPFDPYILPRSKHAIEPLYREYSGNPIEDDDNDSAGEDDDFLGDTSLIESKSPTEFLVYRTSPGL from the exons ATGATGGAGTCGCAAACC tttgagtCGCCGGActctatcggttataacgccATCATGGAAAAACTTAACGATCCACTATTAAGC GATTCAAGTATGATTTCAGTAATGCAATTACTGAAGAACGGCATCACAACTTTAGATAAACATTGGGAATGCTTAATCGGTTATATTCTT AAATTGGATTGGTTAAGAAGAGATACGTTGGTCGTCATcgaatataaaacatttatagTGAATCTAGTCTCGGCTCATACATATTTCCTGAAAGCTTGTCTCAAATCATTTGTCAATCAGTTTAAACCCG GAAACGCCAAGAAAGTTGGTGCATCGGCGGGGGTATCACCAGACTCGATGAGAACTATACATGGTACagcatttatcaatatacactcggTGTTACAGGCTATAATCAAAATTGTTCCTTT GACACCAACTGTATTAGTGCCGATATTAGTCGACAGCTATCCACTTCTCACGCGACCCGCTTATCAACACGAATGTTACATCAAAAATCTGCTTCATATCGCGCGATATTTACCACAATGCAGACGTAAAATACTGGTATTAATCATCGGAAAATTAATGGAATTAGAT AGTCAATCTCCGCGACGGGCAGTACAAGATGCTTTAGATGAAAATGAGGAGGAAGATGATGGTGATATGAATGTCGATAATGAGGAGTCAGATATATTCCGTACGGACGATGTGAAGGTAAAGGAAGAATCGGAATTAGCTTCGAATCAGCGAGACACTGAACTCAGTCATGTTGAAGCTCATAAACTAGATGTGGCAATGGAATTACTACTGCACAATATCACTGATACGTGTATCATATCAG GTCAGTTGAACTGGGAAGAAACGAAGAAGTTGTATAAGGAATTATTGGGTGTTTTTGAAGATGTTATTTTAGTGACTCATTCGTCGAGTCACGTGCAATATTTACTATTCTATATTTGCAGTTTCAAACAG CCATTAGCAGACGGGTTTATCGATTATCTATGGAAGAAAGTAAAGAATCCGAACACTCAACCGATATATCGTCAGGCTGCAGTAGCGTATATGTGTGGTTTGATATCTCGAGGTCTATTTGTGCCGATCAGTACGGCTGTAGTTACTATGGAACACATGTCGCAATGGATTCATTCTTATATTCAACAATCCAGTTATTCGGAATGTGACGACGTCCCTCGTCACGGGACGTTCTACTCCGTCTGCCAGGCGTTATTctacatattcatattcagaCACAAGGAAATTTTACAGTCGAATAAAG GACATCAAATCgctcaaaatttgaattttccatCCATCGTTATGTGTTGGTTAAATCCATTGAAAACATGTCTGCCAGTTATCGTGAAAACGTTTGCAGCTGTGACCAG GCAGCACCAACTTGCATTTTGTGATACAATCATTGAACATAACAAACCTACAGCTTTCCCAGTGACAAAACTCTATACAACATATATCATAAACAGTCGCACGAATCAACTAGAATCGTTCTTTCCATTCGATCCTTACATTTTACCTCG GTCAAAACACGCGATTGAACCGTTGTATAGAGAATATTCCGGAAATCCAATAGAAGACGACGACAACGACAGCGCTGGTGAG GATGATGATTTTCTTGGAGATACGAGCCTCATCGAATCAAAGTCGCCCACAGAATTCCTTGTGTACAGAACTTCACCTggtttataa